The Cucurbita pepo subsp. pepo cultivar mu-cu-16 unplaced genomic scaffold, ASM280686v2 Cp4.1_scaffold000384, whole genome shotgun sequence genome includes a window with the following:
- the LOC111785150 gene encoding non-specific lipid-transfer protein 1-like: MASNGMINVKMGLVVALVCGIIMGGRVSEAAVTCNQVVSDLGACVSYVTGGGTPSATCCSGVQDLNKLASTAADRQAVCGCLESLVKGVSYNAQTLANAAALPARCGVKLPYKIDPRIDCSTIR, from the coding sequence ATGGCGAGTAATGGCATGATCAATGTCAAGATGGGTTTGGTTGTGGCGCTTGTGTGTGGCATCATTATGGGTGGAAGGGTGAGCGAGGCGGCCGTGACATGCAACCAAGTGGTCAGCGACTTGGGTGCGTGTGTATCATATGTCACTGGTGGAGGGACGCCGTCTGCAACATGTTGCAGCGGCGTGCAGGACCTGAATAAATTGGCAAGCACAGCGGCTGACCGACAGGCCGTGTGTGGATGCTTGGAATCGCTTGTCAAGGGGGTTTCTTATAATGCTCAAACGCTTGCTAATGCTGCTGCTCTTCCGGCTAGGTGTGGCGTCAAGCTTCCCTATAAGATTGACCCACGTATCGACTGTAGCACCATTCGTTAG